A window of the Rhizobium viscosum genome harbors these coding sequences:
- a CDS encoding DUF2934 domain-containing protein: MAETREEWIQKRAYALWEEEGHPTGRDSVHWEKARAEHDALKGVLKSPNGKEAKPRAKRAVAAKTAAPAAATKVTNGGEAKKPAKQAPTNTKTDGIVKPAPKRTSVRKSAS; the protein is encoded by the coding sequence ATGGCAGAAACTCGGGAAGAGTGGATACAAAAACGTGCATATGCCCTCTGGGAAGAAGAGGGACACCCGACGGGACGGGATTCCGTCCATTGGGAAAAAGCAAGGGCTGAGCATGATGCGCTCAAGGGGGTGTTAAAATCTCCAAACGGCAAGGAAGCGAAACCTCGGGCGAAGCGGGCTGTGGCAGCCAAGACGGCGGCACCGGCAGCAGCGACCAAGGTCACGAATGGCGGCGAAGCCAAGAAACCTGCCAAACAGGCGCCAACAAATACAAAGACCGATGGCATCGTCAAACCGGCCCCGAAGCGGACAAGCGTACGCAAGTCGGCTTCCTGA
- a CDS encoding UdgX family uracil-DNA binding protein (This protein belongs to the uracil DNA glycosylase superfamily, members of which act in excision repair of DNA. However, it belongs more specifically to UdgX branch, whose founding member was found to bind uracil in DNA (where it does not belong), without cleaving it, appears to promote DNA repair by a pathway involving RecA, rather than base excision.), producing the protein MNVAPKFGPAFTLESADATSLDQLSRQAEGCTRCELYKNATQIVFGEGSQKAEIMLVGEQPGDKEDIAGHPFVGPAGRLLDVCLEEAGLDRSRCYVTNAVKHFKFEPRGKRRLHSKPNAGEIQRCSWWLGAEINVVRPNLIVALGATAVYSLLGSKVKLTPERGHILTPENHPPVLVTIHPSFLLRIREKEDAARQRANFIQDLHRAVQYQGN; encoded by the coding sequence ATGAACGTCGCACCGAAATTCGGCCCCGCCTTCACGCTTGAAAGCGCCGACGCAACCAGCCTCGATCAGCTTAGTCGTCAAGCGGAAGGTTGCACACGCTGCGAACTTTACAAGAATGCCACCCAGATCGTCTTCGGCGAGGGATCGCAAAAGGCCGAGATCATGCTCGTCGGCGAACAACCCGGCGACAAGGAGGATATCGCGGGACACCCATTCGTAGGTCCGGCCGGACGCCTGCTCGACGTCTGTCTCGAGGAGGCTGGGCTCGACCGCTCGCGATGCTACGTCACCAACGCAGTCAAACACTTCAAGTTCGAGCCTCGCGGCAAGCGCCGGCTACATTCGAAACCCAATGCGGGGGAGATCCAGCGCTGCTCCTGGTGGCTCGGTGCCGAAATCAACGTCGTGCGGCCGAATCTCATCGTCGCACTCGGTGCAACAGCAGTCTATTCTCTCCTCGGATCGAAGGTGAAACTGACACCCGAGCGCGGTCACATCCTCACGCCGGAGAACCATCCGCCGGTTCTCGTGACCATCCATCCTTCTTTCCTCCTGCGGATTCGCGAGAAAGAAGATGCCGCGCGCCAGCGTGCGAATTTCATCCAGGATCTGCACCGCGCTGTCCAATATCAAGGCAACTAG
- the treZ gene encoding malto-oligosyltrehalose trehalohydrolase: protein MNQISRTGTNTESTGCWGAELLAGGGARFRLWTQGENAISLRHRGRDIPMQDVGGGWFELTAVEASAGDEYMFVLPDGKAVPDPASRAQAGNVHGPSLIVDPGYQWQNSGWRGRPWEEAVISEIHIGTFTPEGTFRAAAQKLKHLAETGITAVEVMPVAQFAGNRGWGYDGVLHYAPHSAYGTPADFKAFIDAAHGLGIMVLLDVVYNHFGPEGNYLHTYAPGFFRKDRETPWGAAIDFGQEPVRRFFIENALYWIGEFRLDGLRLDAVEQIHDASEKHVLSAMAEEVKATFADRQVHLVVEDQRNLVELLVRDENGTPKAYEAEWNDDFHHVAHIIATGETIGHYKPFAGQLWHKLRLALQHGFIYPDRTEPPELPVGERCYLPPTAFVDFLQNHDQIGNRAFGERLVSLSDPDMLDALTAILLLSPHIPFLFMGEEYGERRPFYFFTDYTGELAKIVREGRMAEAEGFGGLKTGRTAADLPDPNVLSTFEHSKLDWQWREREEGQKNLAFVTELLTLRKTYIVPLLRQSWAMESGALEVSEGAVAVWWKFANLTLALRANLSGQALVLPSIDGTVIYERYGKEAKPAENGALPPHSVVFAIDIEPAN from the coding sequence ATGAACCAGATTTCAAGGACCGGTACGAACACGGAGAGCACGGGATGCTGGGGCGCAGAGCTGCTCGCGGGCGGAGGCGCGCGTTTTCGTCTCTGGACGCAGGGTGAGAATGCGATCTCTCTGCGGCACCGCGGCCGGGATATCCCGATGCAGGACGTTGGTGGCGGATGGTTCGAGCTGACCGCGGTGGAAGCATCCGCCGGCGATGAGTATATGTTCGTCCTCCCTGATGGAAAAGCCGTGCCGGATCCGGCGTCGCGGGCGCAGGCCGGCAACGTGCATGGGCCGTCTCTGATCGTCGATCCCGGCTATCAATGGCAGAATTCGGGCTGGCGCGGCCGTCCGTGGGAAGAGGCCGTCATCAGCGAGATCCATATCGGCACCTTCACGCCCGAGGGTACATTCCGCGCCGCAGCGCAGAAGCTCAAGCATCTCGCCGAAACTGGTATCACGGCCGTTGAAGTGATGCCGGTTGCGCAATTTGCCGGCAATCGCGGCTGGGGTTACGATGGCGTACTACACTATGCGCCGCATTCTGCTTACGGCACGCCGGCCGATTTCAAGGCCTTTATCGATGCGGCGCACGGCCTCGGCATCATGGTGCTGCTCGACGTCGTCTACAATCATTTCGGACCCGAGGGCAATTATCTTCACACCTATGCGCCCGGCTTCTTCCGCAAAGACCGGGAAACGCCCTGGGGGGCGGCAATCGATTTTGGGCAGGAACCAGTGCGGCGCTTCTTTATCGAGAATGCACTCTACTGGATCGGTGAGTTCCGGCTGGACGGGCTCAGGCTCGATGCCGTGGAGCAAATCCATGATGCCTCTGAAAAGCATGTGCTTTCGGCCATGGCCGAAGAAGTGAAAGCCACCTTCGCCGACAGGCAGGTTCATCTCGTCGTCGAAGACCAGCGCAATCTGGTGGAGTTGCTGGTCCGTGACGAGAACGGCACTCCTAAAGCCTACGAGGCCGAATGGAACGATGATTTCCATCATGTGGCGCATATCATCGCGACCGGCGAAACCATCGGCCACTACAAGCCTTTCGCCGGTCAGCTCTGGCACAAGCTTCGCCTTGCGCTTCAGCATGGCTTCATCTATCCGGATCGAACCGAACCGCCGGAACTACCTGTTGGCGAGCGATGTTACCTGCCACCGACCGCCTTTGTCGATTTCTTGCAGAACCACGACCAGATCGGCAACCGCGCCTTCGGCGAGCGGCTGGTGAGCCTTTCCGATCCCGATATGCTGGATGCGCTGACAGCGATACTCCTGCTCTCACCGCACATACCCTTTCTTTTCATGGGGGAGGAGTATGGGGAAAGGCGGCCCTTCTATTTCTTCACCGATTACACGGGTGAACTTGCCAAAATAGTCCGCGAGGGTCGCATGGCGGAAGCCGAGGGTTTTGGCGGATTGAAGACTGGCAGGACCGCAGCCGATCTGCCCGATCCGAATGTGCTTTCGACCTTCGAACATTCGAAACTCGACTGGCAATGGCGGGAAAGAGAAGAGGGACAAAAAAACCTGGCTTTCGTCACCGAGCTCCTGACGCTGCGCAAGACCTATATCGTGCCGCTGCTACGGCAGAGCTGGGCCATGGAGAGCGGCGCGCTGGAGGTGTCGGAAGGGGCGGTCGCCGTCTGGTGGAAATTTGCTAACCTGACGCTGGCGCTGCGCGCCAACTTGTCGGGGCAGGCGCTGGTTTTGCCGTCGATCGATGGGACGGTGATCTACGAGCGCTACGGCAAGGAAGCAAAACCTGCCGAGAATGGCGCGCTGCCGCCGCATTCGGTCGTGTTTGCCATCGATATTGAGCCGGCAAATTAA